From a region of the Zerene cesonia ecotype Mississippi chromosome 11, Zerene_cesonia_1.1, whole genome shotgun sequence genome:
- the LOC119830195 gene encoding peroxiredoxin 1, translating into MPLQLTKPAPQFKTTAVVNGEFKDVALSDYKGKYVVLFFYPLDFTFVCPTEIIAFSERADDFRKIGCEIIAASTDSHFTHLAWINTPRKQGGLGPMNIPIISDKSHRIARDYGVLDEESGIPFRGLFIIDDKQNLRQITVNDLPVGRSVEETLRLVQAFQYTDKYGEVCPANWRPGSKTIKPDTKAAQEYFGDQN; encoded by the exons ATGCCGCTGCAACTCACCAAACCGGCGCCCCAGTTCAAAACCACGGCTGTGGTGAACGGCGAGTTCAAAGACGTCGCACTGTCGGACTACAAGGGCAAATATGTAGTGCTCTTCTTCTACCCGCTCGActt CACATTCGTCTGCCCCACCGAGATCATCGCGTTCTCCGAGCGCGCGGACGACTTCAGGAAGATCGGGTGTGAAATCATCGCCGCGTCGACCGACTCTCACTTCACTCACCTCGCGTGGATCAACACGCCGCGCAAGCAGG GCGGTCTCGGCCCAATGAACATCCCCATCATCAGCGACAAGTCGCACCGCATCGCGCGCGACTACGGCGTGCTCGACGAGGAGAGCGGCATCCCGTTCCGCGGCCTCTTCATCATCGACGACAAGCAGAACCTGCGCCAGATCACCGTCAACGACCTGCCCGTGGGACG TTCCGTAGAAGAGACCCTCCGCCTTGTCCAAGCGTTCCAATACACGGACAAGTACGGTGAGGTGTGCCCGGCCAACTGGAGGCCCGGCTCCAAAACGATCAAGCCCGACACCAAGGCGGCGCAGGAGTACTTCGGCGATCAGAACTGA
- the LOC119830147 gene encoding uncharacterized protein LOC119830147: MGPTNLNDLYNSIETLPQWVNQETMRFALQTSLEDHNTVRRRWSSALEGITGSNIDAVMQEFRLNGSDSPYEPEDTLFDPSLHDAGLLGLGPPSSYLRQKSWPAPESSPCTRLPRYVPMPDYINGSSDEETLPPETLTEQQRQVLNTIPTAVLYHLLKDLEKSRVQEKIKKTEMECRFCKNNGEREQFYRTHWLRVEGRVTCPVLRALVCRQCGAHGDRAHTLKYCPLTSPAQRKKSAAMMQSVRLASGRRRNKLPSDESAGDYVVFGEFSQNLLRDGGFCNPYESPLDPMWAALEKKLMR, translated from the exons atgggCCCTacgaatttaaatgatttatacaACTCCATAGAAAct TTACCACAATGGGTGAACCAAGAGACAATGCGCTTTGCATTGCAGACTTCGTTGGAAGATCACAACACCGTACGTCGGCGATGGTCCAGCGCATTAGAAGGTAT TACTGGTAGCAATATAGATGCTGTGATGCAAGAGTTTAGATTGAATGGATCAGACTCGCCCTACGAACCTGAAGACACATTATTTGACCCTTCACTTCACGATGCAG GGTTACTAGGCCTGGGCCCGCCGAGCAGTTACCTCCGGCAGAAGTCCTGGCCCGCTCCAGAAAGTAGTCCCTGCACTCGTCTTCCTCGATACGTTCCCATGCCTGACTACATCAATGGATCTTCTGATGAAG agaCCCTTCCACCTGAGACGTTGACTGAACAACAGCGTCAAGTACTCAACACCATTCCCACCGCTGTGCTGTATCACTTACTCAAGGATTTGGAGAAGAGCCGAGTGCAAGAAAAGATAAAGAAAACA GAGATGGAGTGCCGCTTCTGCAAGAACAACGGCGAGCGCGAGCAGTTCTACCGCACGCACTGGCTGCGCGTGGAGGGGCGCGTCACGTGCCCCGTGCTGCGCGCGCTCGTGTGCCGCCAGTGCGGCGCGCACGGCGACCGCGCGCACACGCTCAAGTACTGCCCGCTCACCAGCCCCGCGC AACGCAAGAAGTCCGCAGCAATGATGCAGAGTGTCCGCTTGGCGTCGGGGCGCCGCCGCAACAAGCTGCCATCTGACGAGAGCGCGGGTGACTACGTTGTGTTCGGTGAATTCTCGCAAAACCTGCTCAGAGATGGCGGTTTTTGCAATCCGTACGAATCTCCCTTAGACCCGATGTGGGCAGCACTGGAGAAAAAACTAATGCGTTAA